The DNA region CATCATTCAAAATGATATTGGAAATCGGTTTAGCCCAACAGTCATCGTCGCAGCAATTACAGCTCAGATTCAGAAGGCCAAACTACCAACACATGTGGAAATTAATGCAAAGCGCTATGGCTTTGATCGGGATTCTGTTATCTTATTAGAACAAGTTCGTACAATTGATAAACAACGTTTAACTGACAAAATCACTCATCTTGATGATGATATGATGTCTCGAGTCAATGAGGCATTACAAATTAGTTTAGGACTCATTGATTTTTAATTTTATTCTATCATTTATATCGATTTTACGTGCCTATTAAGGAAAGTTGCTTTTATAAAAAGCAACTTTTTTTATGTTTAATTTTAAATTCTAGTATGGTATTTACCACATCCTTCCCTAATACAAAACCTATAAATCTTTGCATCCATTTCTTATAAATGAAATAATAGTAGAAATAGCCGAAAAGGAGTGGATGAAGAGATGAAGCCATCTGTAGTAAAGCTTATAGAGGCAAAACGAGAGACGATCTTTGAAAATTGGTTAAGAGAAATTGAAATAGTAAAAAGAGAGGATTTAGATAATATCTCTGATTACGTCTATACAAACACAAATAAGGAATTCGTAGAAATAATCTTAACGTCAATTAGTCACGGACAAGAACTATTCGATGACCATTTTAGCCAGTTTACTGAAGGGTTAATACAGGTTGGGTGGCCATTGTCTTATTTAACAACAGGACTTCAAACGTTTAGAAAAGTTGTCTTAGATACATTGTACGATGGAGAGGAAACCTCTTCAGTAAATATGGAAGTATACTCCGAAGTTAGTATCTGGGTGGATAAACTTGTTAATATCTTAGTCAATGAATACGCTGGTTCTTGGGAAAATACGGTGTTTTTACAAAAGATGGCTTTAAAAGAGTTGTCTGCTCCTTTAATACCAGTGTTTGAGAATATTAGTGTCATGCCTTTAATTGGGACAATTGATACAGAGAGAGCGAAGCTTGTAATGGAAAATCTCTTAAATGGAGTAATCGAACATCGATCAGAGGTAGTTCTCATAGATATTACAGGGGTGCCGGTGGTTGATACTATGGTAGCCAATCATATTATACAAGCTTCTGAAGCAGTACGTTTGGTAGGTGCAAAATGTATATTGGTAGGTATAAGGCCAGAGATCGCACAAACAATTGTCAATCTAGGAATCGATTTATCGAGCTTTCCAACAAAGAACACATTAAAAAAAGGTATTGAAACTGCTTTAGAAATAACCAATAAGAAGATTGTACCAGTTACAGGTGTAGAATAGGGAGGGTGTAAGATGAGAATTCCTATTTTAAAACTCAATGAATTTCTATTAGTGTCAGTTCAAATTGAATTAGATGATCAGACTGCCCTACAATTTCAAGAGGATATTTTAAATAAAATTCACGAGGTTGGCGCTAGGGGTGTAGTTATTGATCTTACCTCAGTAGACTTTATCGACTCTTTTATTGCGAAGGTTTTAGGCGATGTAGTAGATATGTCAACTTTAATGGGAGCAAAGGTAGTACTTACGGGGATCCGTCCTGCTGTTGCTATTACTTTAGTAGATATGGGGATTGTATTAAAAGGTGTCCCGACAGCGTTGGACTTGGAACAAGGTCTAGAAAAATTACAGCAGGAATTGGAGGGATAGATGATGTCCCAAACCTGTGTTGAGGTTAAAAGTGAGTGGAGTATCGTAGCGGCAAGACAAGCAGGCAGAACAATAGCTAAAGATATTGGCTTTGGTTCAGTTGATCAAGCAAGAATTACCACTGCTATCTCAGAGCTTGCTAGGAATATTTATTTATATGCCAAAAGAGGACAAATATGTATCGAGAAAGTAGTTCTTCTTAATAAAGTTGGAATTAAAGTAACAGCTTTGGATAAAGGACCGGGAATAAAAGATATCCGTAAGGTAATGGAAGATGGCTTTACAACATCCGGAGGTTTAGGGGCGGGATTACCAGGTGTGAAGCGACTCATGGATGAATTTACGATCGACTCAACAGTTGGAGAGGGAACTACGATTGATGCCGTAAAATGGCTCCGATAGGAGGAGAAGAATTATGGATAAATTCGATATTGGTTTACATGAGACATATAAGTCAATTTTAGCTGAATACTTAGTAACTAATAGTGAACATTCTCTATATAAAGCTGGCAAGTTTTCTAGAGAGTTAATTAAGAATAATATGTCGCCAGAGGATATGATAAATCTACATGTATCAGTTGTACAAACTCTAATTAAAAACCTTCCAAAAGAGGTTTCCGATACAAATGATTTACTCCTTGAAGTTATGGTGGGGTACGGACTTGCCTATCTTGAGCATCAAAGCCTTCGAGATAGACAAAAGCAAATAAATTCTGAATTTGCTGTTGCTGCTAAGATGCAAAAACAACTTTTGCCAATTGAAATTCCTGATCCGATAACCCTTGATGTAGGGATAAAAGCTGTTGCTGCAGGTCCGGTAAGCGGAGATTACTATCATTTACAGGAAGATGAAAACGGGTATTTAAGCATTGCGGTAGCTGATATTATTGGGAAAGGCATTCCTGCTGCTTTATGTATGTCAATGATTAAATATGGTTTAGATAGCTTACCTGAGCAGAGACTTCGGCCGGGGGCTCTTTTAGAAAATTTAAACAGAGTCATCGAACAGAATATTAGTACAAATATGTTTATAACGATGATATACGGTTCATATGATTTACAGAACCACATCTTTCATTACGCTGGGGCTGGTCATGAGCCAGGTTTTTATTATCAGTCTGGTACAAATAACTTTCAAGATTTAACGACAAAAGGTCTAGTTCTTGGATTAAAAAGAACAGCAAGATTTCAAGAGTATGAACTAAAGATAGAAGCTGGTGACTTTCTGGTTTTGCTCTCCGATGGTGTCACGGAATGCCGAACAGAAGATGGTTTTATTACTAGGGCTGAGGTAACAACTATAATAAAGAAATATCTTCATTTACCAGCTCAAAAAATTGTTGATAATGTTTATGATGAATTAGAAAAACTACAAGATTTTCAACTACAGGATGATTTTACACTAATGATTATTAGAAGAGAAGTTTAGAAACTTTCAATTGGTGGTATATAAACATTATTAATGTAAGGAGGGTAAATAAATGAATTTAGAAATAAACCACATAGCAAAAGATGGAGAAGACTACCTATTATTAAATGGAGAAATTGATATTTACACTTCAGATAAACTGAAATATTCTTTATTACCTCTAACAGAAAAAAAGGGTAATAAGGTAACGGTTGATTTTTCTAATGTTAATTATATAGATAGTACTGGTTTAGGGATTTTTATAGGTGCCTTAAAGGCAACCCATAAGTATGAAAGTTCGATTAAATTAGTAGGAATGATTGAAAGAGTTAGACGATTGTTTAATATAACTGGGCTAGATGAAGTTATAAACATCGAAGAAAGCGCGAGGGAGGAAGCAAAGTGAATCAAACATCCGATTTCTTAGAAATGAAGGTTCCTGCAAAGCCTGAATATGTTGGTGTCGTTCGCCTAACGATCTCTGGAATCGCTAATCGGCTAGGGTATACCTACGATGATATTGAAGATATCAAAATTGCTGTAGCTGAAGCTTGTACAAACGTCGTTAATCATGCTTACAGAGATGGTGATGGTCAAATGACGATTGGTTGTGGTGTTTACCAAGACCGTTTAGAAATTATGGTAGCAGATCGAGGTAAGAGTTTTTCAGTCGATGAAATACAAGGGAGTTTAGGACCGGTTAGCGCGGATAAACCTATCTCGCAGCTTAAAGAGGGCGGACTTGGTTTATTTCTAATTGATACACTTATGGATAAAGTTGAAATTAGTAATGCTGCGGGTGTAATTATTATTATGACTAAGTTCCTACACAGGGGTGAGGTGGAACAGAATGTCGGAAGGATTTCAGCAACATTCTCAGATCGACAGTAACCTTTTAGAATTAATAAAAGAATACCAAACGAGTCAAACCGAAGAAGTGCAAACAGAACTAGTTAAAAGGTACGAATCGTTAGTTCATTCACTAGCTAAGAAGTTCTCTAAAGGTAGAGATTATGACGAGGACCTTATTCAGGTAGGGATGATCGGGTTATTAGGAGCATTACAAAGATTTGATTTATCGGTAGGGCGTAGCTTTGAGTCATTTGCTGTCCCTACGATTATTGGCGAGATAAAAAGGTTTATAAGAGATAAAACGTGGAGTGTTCATGTCCCAAGAAGGATAAAAGAGCTGGGACCCAAAATAAAAAATGCCGTAGAAAAGTTAACCACAGAGTTACAACGTTCACCTAAAATTGCGGAAATTGCTAACTATTTAGATGTAACAGAAGAAGAAGTGTTAGAAACGATGGAAATGTCGAGAAGTTATCAAGCTCTTTCTGTAGATCGATCAATAGAAGCAGATCAAGAAGGAGGGGCTGTTACGTTACTAGATTTAGTGGGGGCTACAGATGTTGGTTTTGAAAAAACGGATCAACAACTATTTATTGAAAAGGCCTTTTCGGTACTAGCTGAACGAGAGCAGCAAATATTATTTTGTACATTTTACGAAGGATTAAGCCAAAAAGAAACCGGTGAAAAGTTAGGAATATCGCAAATGCACGTATCTCGTCTACAACGACGTGCGATTGAAAAGTTGAAGGCTTCATTGCCTACGAAAGTCATGGAGATCTTATAGATGGGGAACACGCAAACATTCAACAATGTAAAGCTTGGAGTATTTCAGTTAGCTAAAAACGATAGCTCGTTGAATGGAGATGCTTATTTTTGTACGGAAAGTAATGATTATTTCATCTGTGCTGTAGCAGACGGACTAGGTAGCGGACTTTATGCCTATGAAGCTTCTAAAGTAGTGATGGATTATATTCGAAAAAATCACCATGAACAGTTACCCTATCTGATGGAAAATTGTAATCGATTAGTAGTAAATAAACGTGGAGTTGTTCTTTCGATTTTGAAAGTTGATTATATAAATAAAGAAGTGCTATATAGCAACACCGGTAATATAACATGTAGTTTTTATTCTCCAGACGGATTGCTTACAAGAACAATACCTAAACGTGGCTTCCTTTCTGGGAGAAAAACTAGTTATCCGATACAACGTCTTCCGTATAAGCCAGGCCTAAGATTTATCATGTACACAGATGGAGTTGTACTTAAATCTAGCTGGCAAAGAGCTATTGCTAAGGAAAGCTGTGTTGGAGAAGTTATAAGTATTGTAAAAAAACTAGTTCCACAGCATGAAGATGATCTTACATTTTTGGTAGGAGATGTTTCGAGCTGAATTAGTTATACTAGAAAGGGTACAGGGGCGGCTACTCAAGGCCGCCTTATTTATATTTCATCCTAAATAAAGGAGTTAGCTCATATGTTTCCTTTATTTTCTTGATGGCTTTCTATAGAATAGATAAATATGACGAAAGAAAGTTGGTGCATAGGATATGGAAGAGAAAAAACAAAGTATGCTTCAATTACTGATGAAAGAAACTTCATTTTCAAAGAAAGCGATTGAGAATGTAGTCTCGTTAATTGAAGAGGGAAACACAGTTCCATTTATAGCTCGTTATCGTAAGGAGTTAACTGGTTCACTTGATGAGGTGCAAATTAGGACAATCGTTGAAAGATGGACATACATAAATAATTTAGAAAATAGAAAAGAAGAAGTTATTCGCCTTATTCAAGAACAAGATAAATTAACAGAAGAACTTCAACAATCAATTGTAAAAGCTACGAAGCTTCAAGAAGTAGAAGATTTATATCGACCTTATAAACAGAAACGTCGAACAAGAGCAACTGTTGCAAAAGAAAAAGGCTTAGAACCTCTAGCTACATGGTTATTCACATTTCCAGCTCAAGGTAATGTTGAAGAGGTAGCTGCACAATATCTATCTGAAGAGAAGGAAGTACAAACAGTCGAAGACGCCCTTCAAGGAGCAAAAGACATTATTGCGGAATGGATTTCTGACGACCCTGAGATGCGTAAGCTAATTAGGCAGCTTACATTTAAAGAAGGAAGGCTCGTTTCAACTTCCAAAGATGTTGAAAAAGATGAAAAGGCTGTCTATGAAATGTACTATGAGTATGAGGAGCAAGTTGGGAAAATCGTACCTCATCGAATTTTAGCATTAAATAGAGGAGAAAAAGAAGGGATAGTAAAAGTTGCTCTTACGACACCGGTGGACAAAATACATGCAATTATTAATAAAAAGTACATAAAGTCAACACATTCGCCAGTCACTCCTTATGTTGAAGATGCGGTTGTTGATAGTTACAAACGCTTAATTGAGCCGTCAATTGAAAGAGAAATTCGTAAAGAGTTATCTGAAAAAGCAGAGGACCAAGCAATTCATATTTTTTCGGAGAACCTACGAAATCTGTTGTTACAACCACCGTTAAAGGGAAGAATTGTATTAGGGGTAGACCCGGCCTTTCGAACAGGCTGTAAATTGGCTGTTGTAGATGATACTGGTAAGGTCCTACATATTTCAGTTATCTATCCGACACCACCGAAAAACGAAATTGAAAAAGGAACACAAATTGTTAAAGGACTAATAAAAGAGTTTGGAATTGAGGTCATAGCTGTTGGGAACGGAACTGCTTCTAGAGAAACAGAGCAATTTATTGCTAATGTTATTAAGGAAGTAGATAAAGAAGTTTACTACTTAATTGTAAATGAAGCAGGAGCGAGTGTTTACTCTGCTTCCCCTCTTGGGCGTGAAGAGTTTCCTGAGTTACAAGTAGAAGAGCGTAGTGCAATTTCAATTGCGCGTAGATTACAGGATCCGTTAGCTGAACTAGTGAAGATTGATCCAAAATCTGTAGGAGTCGGTCAATATCAACATGATGTGACACAAACAAA from Anaerobacillus alkaliphilus includes:
- a CDS encoding type II toxin-antitoxin system PemK/MazF family toxin, which produces MVVKRGDVYFADLSPVVGSEQGGVRPVLIIQNDIGNRFSPTVIVAAITAQIQKAKLPTHVEINAKRYGFDRDSVILLEQVRTIDKQRLTDKITHLDDDMMSRVNEALQISLGLIDF
- a CDS encoding PP2C family serine/threonine-protein phosphatase gives rise to the protein MGNTQTFNNVKLGVFQLAKNDSSLNGDAYFCTESNDYFICAVADGLGSGLYAYEASKVVMDYIRKNHHEQLPYLMENCNRLVVNKRGVVLSILKVDYINKEVLYSNTGNITCSFYSPDGLLTRTIPKRGFLSGRKTSYPIQRLPYKPGLRFIMYTDGVVLKSSWQRAIAKESCVGEVISIVKKLVPQHEDDLTFLVGDVSS
- a CDS encoding STAS domain-containing protein, translated to MNLEINHIAKDGEDYLLLNGEIDIYTSDKLKYSLLPLTEKKGNKVTVDFSNVNYIDSTGLGIFIGALKATHKYESSIKLVGMIERVRRLFNITGLDEVINIEESAREEAK
- the sigB gene encoding RNA polymerase sigma factor SigB: MSEGFQQHSQIDSNLLELIKEYQTSQTEEVQTELVKRYESLVHSLAKKFSKGRDYDEDLIQVGMIGLLGALQRFDLSVGRSFESFAVPTIIGEIKRFIRDKTWSVHVPRRIKELGPKIKNAVEKLTTELQRSPKIAEIANYLDVTEEEVLETMEMSRSYQALSVDRSIEADQEGGAVTLLDLVGATDVGFEKTDQQLFIEKAFSVLAEREQQILFCTFYEGLSQKETGEKLGISQMHVSRLQRRAIEKLKASLPTKVMEIL
- a CDS encoding STAS domain-containing protein, whose translation is MRIPILKLNEFLLVSVQIELDDQTALQFQEDILNKIHEVGARGVVIDLTSVDFIDSFIAKVLGDVVDMSTLMGAKVVLTGIRPAVAITLVDMGIVLKGVPTALDLEQGLEKLQQELEG
- a CDS encoding anti-sigma regulatory factor, with product MMSQTCVEVKSEWSIVAARQAGRTIAKDIGFGSVDQARITTAISELARNIYLYAKRGQICIEKVVLLNKVGIKVTALDKGPGIKDIRKVMEDGFTTSGGLGAGLPGVKRLMDEFTIDSTVGEGTTIDAVKWLR
- a CDS encoding PP2C family protein-serine/threonine phosphatase, whose amino-acid sequence is MDKFDIGLHETYKSILAEYLVTNSEHSLYKAGKFSRELIKNNMSPEDMINLHVSVVQTLIKNLPKEVSDTNDLLLEVMVGYGLAYLEHQSLRDRQKQINSEFAVAAKMQKQLLPIEIPDPITLDVGIKAVAAGPVSGDYYHLQEDENGYLSIAVADIIGKGIPAALCMSMIKYGLDSLPEQRLRPGALLENLNRVIEQNISTNMFITMIYGSYDLQNHIFHYAGAGHEPGFYYQSGTNNFQDLTTKGLVLGLKRTARFQEYELKIEAGDFLVLLSDGVTECRTEDGFITRAEVTTIIKKYLHLPAQKIVDNVYDELEKLQDFQLQDDFTLMIIRREV
- the rsbW gene encoding anti-sigma B factor RsbW, with amino-acid sequence MKVPAKPEYVGVVRLTISGIANRLGYTYDDIEDIKIAVAEACTNVVNHAYRDGDGQMTIGCGVYQDRLEIMVADRGKSFSVDEIQGSLGPVSADKPISQLKEGGLGLFLIDTLMDKVEISNAAGVIIIMTKFLHRGEVEQNVGRISATFSDRQ
- a CDS encoding Tex family protein; translated protein: MEEKKQSMLQLLMKETSFSKKAIENVVSLIEEGNTVPFIARYRKELTGSLDEVQIRTIVERWTYINNLENRKEEVIRLIQEQDKLTEELQQSIVKATKLQEVEDLYRPYKQKRRTRATVAKEKGLEPLATWLFTFPAQGNVEEVAAQYLSEEKEVQTVEDALQGAKDIIAEWISDDPEMRKLIRQLTFKEGRLVSTSKDVEKDEKAVYEMYYEYEEQVGKIVPHRILALNRGEKEGIVKVALTTPVDKIHAIINKKYIKSTHSPVTPYVEDAVVDSYKRLIEPSIEREIRKELSEKAEDQAIHIFSENLRNLLLQPPLKGRIVLGVDPAFRTGCKLAVVDDTGKVLHISVIYPTPPKNEIEKGTQIVKGLIKEFGIEVIAVGNGTASRETEQFIANVIKEVDKEVYYLIVNEAGASVYSASPLGREEFPELQVEERSAISIARRLQDPLAELVKIDPKSVGVGQYQHDVTQTKLNDSLTFVVETVVNQVGVNVNTASSSLLQYVSGLSKSVANNIVKKREEEGKFVNRGQLKKIPRLGAKTYEQCIGFLRVIDGEDPLDQTGIHPESYKETKKLLKRVGATPEQIGSPELSEKLKQINIDEIATELEIGVPTLRDIIDALIRPLRDPRDEVPTPLLKKDVLQLEDLQTGMELQGTIRNVVDFGAFVDIGVKQDGLVHISKLTNRFVKHPMEVVSVGDVVTVWVDSVDMKKQRVALTMLKPENQM
- a CDS encoding STAS domain-containing protein; this encodes MKPSVVKLIEAKRETIFENWLREIEIVKREDLDNISDYVYTNTNKEFVEIILTSISHGQELFDDHFSQFTEGLIQVGWPLSYLTTGLQTFRKVVLDTLYDGEETSSVNMEVYSEVSIWVDKLVNILVNEYAGSWENTVFLQKMALKELSAPLIPVFENISVMPLIGTIDTERAKLVMENLLNGVIEHRSEVVLIDITGVPVVDTMVANHIIQASEAVRLVGAKCILVGIRPEIAQTIVNLGIDLSSFPTKNTLKKGIETALEITNKKIVPVTGVE